A part of Nitrospira sp. genomic DNA contains:
- a CDS encoding transposase: MATECIPQVTFDFYDNLKPVVARFDQAQASTDGGLVLLKALDDRFRLTEQLAGCLADRRDPDKIRHPIRDLLRQWIFGLACGYEDGDDAARLADDPLHKLAVGRDPVTGSALASQPTLSRFEHVASPRALYRMGCMLAATGIAYYRERLKGRAQRITIDLDPTDDSTHGQQEFTFFNGHYDTWCYLPLVATLTFNDCQGSSKFPQLWSSKIPHPVRLSLTLLRPAQVPL; the protein is encoded by the coding sequence ATGGCGACAGAGTGTATCCCGCAAGTGACCTTCGACTTCTATGACAACCTGAAGCCGGTGGTGGCACGCTTTGACCAGGCCCAGGCCAGCACCGATGGCGGCCTCGTGTTGCTCAAGGCGCTGGATGATCGCTTCCGGCTGACTGAGCAGTTGGCCGGCTGTCTGGCCGACCGTCGGGATCCGGACAAGATCCGCCATCCGATCCGCGACCTGCTGCGGCAATGGATCTTCGGCTTGGCGTGTGGGTACGAAGACGGCGATGATGCGGCTCGCCTGGCGGACGATCCGTTGCACAAACTAGCGGTGGGCCGCGATCCGGTGACCGGCTCCGCCTTGGCCTCGCAGCCGACCCTGTCCCGCTTTGAGCACGTCGCATCGCCACGGGCGCTGTATCGGATGGGATGCATGCTGGCGGCCACCGGCATTGCATACTATCGGGAGCGCCTGAAGGGCCGTGCGCAGCGCATCACGATCGACCTGGACCCCACCGATGACTCGACGCATGGACAGCAAGAGTTCACCTTCTTCAATGGGCACTATGACACGTGGTGTTATCTGCCGTTGGTCGCCACGCTGACCTTCAACGACTGTCAAGGGTCATCCAAATTTCCCCAGTTATGGTCATCGAAAATTCCCCACCCCGTTAGGTTATCGTTGACGCTTCTTCGACCCGCACAAGTCCCGCTTTGA